One Thauera sp. K11 DNA window includes the following coding sequences:
- the sppA gene encoding signal peptide peptidase SppA, with translation MIRGLFRFVLGVLRFVGRAFDFVARGMFYLLVALVLGIFVALFMQPAPQVPKGAALVLRPVGTIVERVVFDEPLTLLRAGGVPGGRVVLAEQLEAIRAARDDDRIAALVIETDRLGGGGLSKLAELREAIAAFKASGKPVLARGDDYDQAQYYLASVADEVHLSPDGFVLLRGLARYGMYFKDALDKLGIKVHVFRVGEYKSFAEPFTRNDMSEEDRIASRDLLEGLWTLFRDDVGASRKLADGALDAYVDGYRDALAATRGDAARAALDAGLVDRLSTRDQWRDRLVERVGRDAEGKDFRRIELDAYLVAVRRARPAAGERIAVIVAQGSIIDGEEPAGVVAGDTYARLIRKAREDDSVKAVLLRIDSPGGSAFASELIRRELELTREAGKPVVASMSSVAASGGYWIAAGADEIWAAPATLTGSIGIFALFPEIAEPLKRLGVSVDGVATAPLAAAFDPRRPLDPAAAEAMQLGIEHGYRRFLGTVAQARRMSAEDVDKVGRGRVWTGQAAAGLGLVDRIGGLEAALAATAQRAGLTRYDVVWPEATESIEQRLMRRLIGLAGEAGLLDTAASAAKAPLAGTLDDMQRGARELMRWNDPQHQYVHCLCESP, from the coding sequence TTGATCCGGGGATTGTTCCGCTTCGTGCTTGGTGTGTTGCGCTTCGTCGGGCGCGCGTTCGACTTCGTCGCGCGCGGCATGTTCTACCTGCTCGTGGCGCTCGTGCTCGGCATCTTCGTCGCGCTGTTCATGCAGCCGGCTCCCCAGGTGCCGAAGGGGGCTGCGCTGGTGCTGCGTCCGGTCGGCACCATCGTCGAGCGGGTGGTGTTCGACGAGCCGCTCACGCTGCTGCGCGCCGGCGGCGTGCCCGGCGGGCGGGTGGTGCTGGCCGAGCAGCTCGAGGCGATCCGCGCCGCGCGCGACGACGACCGCATCGCCGCGCTGGTGATCGAGACCGACCGCCTGGGCGGCGGCGGCCTGTCCAAGCTCGCCGAACTGCGCGAGGCGATCGCCGCGTTCAAGGCGTCGGGCAAGCCGGTGCTGGCACGCGGCGACGACTACGACCAGGCGCAGTACTACCTCGCCTCGGTGGCCGACGAGGTGCACCTGTCGCCCGACGGCTTCGTGCTGCTGCGCGGCCTGGCGCGCTACGGCATGTATTTCAAGGACGCGCTCGACAAGCTCGGCATCAAGGTCCATGTGTTCCGGGTCGGCGAGTACAAGTCCTTCGCCGAGCCCTTCACCCGCAACGACATGTCCGAGGAGGACCGCATCGCCTCGCGCGATCTGCTCGAGGGCTTGTGGACGCTGTTCCGCGACGACGTCGGCGCCAGCCGCAAGCTTGCCGACGGCGCCCTGGACGCCTATGTCGACGGCTATCGCGATGCGCTTGCCGCGACGCGCGGCGATGCCGCGCGGGCGGCGCTCGATGCCGGCCTCGTCGACCGGCTCAGCACCCGCGACCAGTGGCGCGACCGCCTCGTCGAGCGCGTCGGCCGCGACGCCGAAGGCAAGGATTTCCGCCGGATCGAACTTGACGCCTACCTCGTGGCGGTGCGCCGGGCGCGTCCGGCGGCGGGCGAACGCATCGCGGTGATCGTCGCGCAGGGCAGCATCATCGACGGCGAGGAGCCCGCCGGCGTGGTGGCGGGCGATACCTATGCGCGGCTGATCCGCAAAGCGCGCGAGGACGACTCGGTGAAGGCCGTGCTGCTGCGCATCGACAGCCCGGGCGGCAGCGCCTTCGCGTCGGAGCTGATCCGGCGCGAACTCGAACTCACCCGCGAGGCGGGCAAGCCGGTGGTGGCGTCGATGAGTTCGGTCGCGGCGTCCGGCGGCTACTGGATCGCGGCCGGCGCCGACGAGATCTGGGCGGCGCCGGCCACCCTCACCGGCTCGATCGGCATCTTCGCGCTGTTCCCCGAGATCGCCGAGCCGCTGAAGCGCCTGGGCGTCAGCGTCGACGGCGTGGCGACGGCGCCGCTCGCCGCCGCCTTCGATCCGCGCCGTCCGCTCGATCCGGCGGCGGCCGAGGCGATGCAGCTCGGCATCGAGCATGGCTACCGCCGCTTCCTCGGTACCGTGGCGCAGGCGCGCCGCATGAGCGCCGAGGATGTCGACAAGGTCGGGCGCGGCCGCGTGTGGACCGGCCAGGCGGCCGCAGGGCTGGGCCTGGTCGACCGCATCGGCGGACTCGAGGCCGCGCTCGCGGCGACCGCGCAGCGCGCCGGGCTCACGCGCTACGACGTGGTGTGGCCGGAGGCGACCGAATCCATCGAGCAGCGTCTGATGCGCCGCCTGATCGGCCTCGCCGGCGAGGCCGGCCTGCTCGATACCGCTGCCTCGGCCGCCAAGGCGCCGCTTGCCGGCACGCTGGACGACATGCAGCGCGGCGCCCGCGAACTGATGCGCTGGAACGATCCGCAGCACCAGTATGTACACTGCCTGTGCGAATCGCCCTGA
- the trmB gene encoding tRNA (guanosine(46)-N7)-methyltransferase TrmB produces the protein MNGSRNEAAAPGAAPVPQPVAVVGIIGRDSPEHRFSSRSIRSFVLRQGRMSEAQQRHLDDVLPKVGIPYRMALLDLDAAFGRPAPKILEIGFGMGETTAKIAAAMPDRDFLGIEVHTPGVGALCKLIAENRLANLRIVQHDAVEVMRDMIADGALAGVHIFFPDPWRKKRHFKRRLIQPDFVALVARKLAPGGYLHCATDWEDYAHWMLEVISAQPALWNTATDFAPRPEYRPLTKFENRGLKLGHGVWDLVFRRRAD, from the coding sequence ATGAACGGGAGCCGCAACGAAGCCGCGGCGCCGGGCGCCGCACCCGTGCCGCAGCCGGTGGCGGTGGTCGGGATCATCGGCCGCGACAGCCCGGAGCACCGCTTTTCCAGCCGCAGCATCCGCAGCTTCGTGCTGCGCCAGGGGCGCATGTCGGAGGCGCAGCAGCGCCATCTCGACGACGTGCTGCCGAAGGTCGGCATCCCCTACCGCATGGCGCTGCTCGATCTCGACGCGGCTTTCGGCCGCCCGGCGCCGAAGATCCTCGAGATCGGCTTCGGCATGGGCGAGACCACGGCGAAGATCGCCGCGGCGATGCCCGACCGCGACTTCCTCGGCATCGAAGTGCACACCCCGGGCGTGGGCGCGCTGTGCAAGCTGATCGCCGAGAACCGCCTGGCGAACCTGCGCATCGTGCAGCACGACGCGGTCGAGGTGATGCGCGACATGATCGCCGACGGCGCGCTCGCCGGCGTGCACATCTTTTTTCCGGACCCGTGGCGCAAGAAGCGGCACTTCAAGCGGCGCCTCATCCAGCCCGACTTCGTCGCGCTGGTCGCGCGCAAGCTGGCGCCCGGCGGCTACCTGCACTGCGCCACCGACTGGGAGGACTACGCGCATTGGATGCTGGAAGTCATTTCCGCACAACCGGCCCTGTGGAACACTGCCACGGATTTCGCCCCGCGCCCGGAATACCGGCCGCTGACGAAGTTCGAGAACCGCGGCCTGAAGCTGGGCCACGGCGTGTGGGACCTGGTGTTCCGCCGTCGCGCCGATTGA
- a CDS encoding thiazole synthase: MNDPLVIAGKSYGSRLLVGTGKYKDFAETREAIDASGAEIVTVAIRRTNIGQNPGEPNLLDVLPPERFTILPNTAGCYTADDAVRTLRLARELLDGHALVKLEVLGDPKTLFPNMPETLKAAETLVKDGFDVMVYCADDPIQARMLEEAGCVAVMPLASLIGSGMGILNPWNLRLIIDNARVPVLVDAGVGTASDAAIAMELGCDGVLMNTAIAAAGKPVLMASAMRKAVEAGREAYLAGRMPRKFYSADPSSPAQGLIGS; encoded by the coding sequence ATGAACGACCCCCTGGTCATCGCCGGCAAGTCCTACGGTTCCCGCCTGCTCGTCGGCACCGGCAAGTACAAGGACTTCGCCGAGACGCGCGAAGCCATCGACGCCAGCGGCGCCGAGATCGTCACCGTCGCCATCCGCCGCACCAACATCGGCCAGAACCCGGGCGAGCCCAACCTGCTCGACGTGCTGCCGCCGGAGCGCTTCACCATCCTGCCCAACACCGCCGGCTGCTACACCGCCGACGACGCGGTGCGCACGCTGCGCCTGGCGCGCGAGCTGCTCGACGGCCACGCGCTGGTCAAGCTCGAGGTGCTCGGCGATCCGAAGACGCTGTTCCCCAACATGCCCGAGACGCTGAAGGCGGCCGAAACCCTGGTGAAGGACGGTTTCGACGTCATGGTGTACTGCGCCGACGACCCCATCCAGGCCAGGATGCTCGAAGAGGCCGGCTGCGTCGCGGTGATGCCGCTGGCGTCGCTGATCGGCTCCGGCATGGGCATCCTGAATCCGTGGAACCTGCGCCTCATCATCGACAACGCCAGGGTGCCGGTGCTGGTCGATGCCGGCGTGGGCACGGCGTCGGACGCCGCGATCGCGATGGAACTGGGCTGCGACGGCGTGCTGATGAACACCGCGATCGCCGCCGCCGGCAAGCCGGTGCTGATGGCCAGCGCGATGAGGAAGGCGGTCGAGGCCGGCCGCGAGGCGTATCTCGCCGGCCGCATGCCGCGCAAGTTCTATTCCGCCGACCCGAGTTCGCCGGCCCAAGGGCTGATCGGCTCATGA
- the thiS gene encoding sulfur carrier protein ThiS has protein sequence MIQVTLNGQREALQPDLTVLALLDARGLAGKRLAVERNGEIVPKARHAEVKLADGDRLEIVVAVGGG, from the coding sequence ATGATCCAGGTCACCCTCAACGGCCAGCGCGAAGCGCTGCAACCCGATCTCACCGTGCTCGCCCTGCTCGACGCCCGCGGCCTCGCCGGCAAGCGGCTGGCGGTGGAACGCAACGGCGAGATCGTGCCCAAGGCGCGGCACGCCGAGGTGAAGCTCGCCGACGGCGACAGGCTCGAAATCGTCGTCGCGGTCGGAGGGGGCTGA
- the metX gene encoding homoserine O-succinyltransferase MetX, translating into MIQPQSVGIVVPQKARFAEPLPLRSGGTLNDYELVYETYGALNAACSNAVLVCHALSGSHHVAGTHAGEPGSSGWWDNLVGPGKPLDTRKFFVIGVNNLGSCYGSSGPNTVNPATGRLWGADFPFVTVEDWVDAQARLADRLGIERFAAVIGGSLGGMQALSWTLQYPDRVGNAAVIASAPKLTAQNIAFNEVSRQAILTDPDFHGGHYYEHGVVPERGLRLARMIGHITYLSDDAMAEKFGRSLRHGKTVFSYDVEFEIESYLRYQGDKFAGFFDANTYLLTTKALDYFDPAFEHGGNLNAALARAAASFLVVSFSTDWRFSPERSREIVYALLHNRRDVSYAEIDSAAGHDSFLLDDARYHALLGAWFDRIEV; encoded by the coding sequence ATGATCCAACCTCAATCCGTCGGCATCGTCGTGCCGCAGAAGGCGCGCTTCGCCGAGCCTCTGCCGCTGCGCAGCGGCGGCACGCTGAACGACTACGAGCTGGTGTACGAAACCTACGGCGCCCTCAACGCCGCATGCAGCAACGCGGTGCTGGTGTGCCACGCGCTTTCGGGCTCGCACCACGTCGCCGGCACCCATGCCGGCGAGCCCGGCAGCAGCGGCTGGTGGGACAACCTCGTCGGCCCGGGCAAGCCGCTCGATACGCGCAAGTTCTTCGTCATCGGGGTGAACAACCTCGGCAGTTGCTACGGCTCGTCCGGCCCCAACACGGTGAATCCGGCCACCGGCAGGCTGTGGGGAGCGGACTTTCCCTTCGTCACCGTCGAGGACTGGGTGGATGCCCAGGCGCGGCTGGCGGACCGGCTCGGCATCGAGCGCTTCGCCGCGGTGATCGGCGGCAGCCTGGGCGGCATGCAGGCGCTGTCGTGGACGCTGCAGTACCCCGACCGCGTGGGCAACGCCGCGGTGATCGCCTCGGCGCCCAAGCTCACCGCGCAGAACATCGCCTTCAACGAGGTGTCGCGCCAGGCCATCCTCACCGACCCGGACTTCCACGGCGGCCACTACTACGAGCACGGCGTGGTGCCGGAGCGCGGCCTGCGCCTGGCGCGCATGATCGGCCACATCACCTACCTGTCGGACGACGCGATGGCGGAGAAATTCGGCCGCAGCCTGCGCCACGGCAAGACGGTGTTCAGCTACGACGTCGAGTTCGAGATCGAGTCCTACCTGCGCTACCAGGGCGACAAGTTCGCCGGCTTCTTCGACGCCAACACCTACCTGCTGACGACCAAGGCGCTGGACTACTTCGACCCCGCCTTCGAGCACGGCGGCAACCTGAACGCGGCGCTGGCCCGCGCCGCCGCCAGCTTCCTGGTGGTGTCGTTCAGCACCGACTGGCGCTTTTCGCCGGAGCGCTCGCGCGAGATCGTCTATGCGCTGCTGCACAACCGGCGCGACGTCAGCTACGCGGAGATCGACAGCGCCGCCGGCCACGACTCCTTCCTGCTCGACGACGCGCGCTACCACGCGCTGCTCGGCGCCTGGTTCGACCGCATCGAGGTGTGA
- the metW gene encoding methionine biosynthesis protein MetW: MTAYRYDYDVITQWIEPGEKVLDLGCGDGSLLKHLMDVRQVRGYGVENDPDKLVSCIRSGINVIQMDMEKGLTGIENGFFDHVIMSLSLQAMQNTQGILSEMLRVGREAVVSFPNFGYWRHRQSILNGRMPVSESLPHQWYNTPNVRFFTIADFDALCEMNGIAVHERLAFDDGKLVLDEPNFLASVAVYRLGRIG, from the coding sequence ATGACCGCCTACCGCTACGACTACGACGTGATCACGCAGTGGATCGAGCCCGGCGAGAAGGTGCTCGACCTCGGCTGCGGCGACGGCAGCCTGCTCAAGCACCTGATGGACGTGCGCCAGGTGCGGGGCTACGGCGTCGAGAACGATCCCGACAAGCTGGTGAGCTGCATCCGCAGCGGCATCAACGTGATCCAGATGGACATGGAGAAGGGCCTCACCGGTATCGAGAACGGCTTCTTCGACCACGTCATCATGAGCCTGTCGCTGCAGGCGATGCAGAACACCCAGGGCATCCTGTCCGAGATGCTGCGCGTCGGCCGCGAGGCGGTGGTGAGCTTCCCCAACTTCGGCTACTGGCGCCATCGCCAGAGCATCCTCAACGGCCGCATGCCGGTGTCGGAGAGCCTGCCGCACCAGTGGTACAACACGCCCAACGTGCGCTTCTTCACCATCGCCGACTTCGACGCGCTGTGCGAGATGAACGGCATCGCGGTCCATGAGCGGCTGGCCTTCGACGACGGCAAGCTGGTGCTGGACGAGCCGAACTTCCTCGCCAGCGTCGCGGTGTACCGGCTCGGCCGCATCGGCTGA